From Corticium candelabrum chromosome 9, ooCorCand1.1, whole genome shotgun sequence:
CAAATGCTGGATTATCATATTGCATGTTACTCTCCTGACTCGTGCAAATGCATACTCATTATAATCGTGTTAGGTCAAATGTTAATCAATTTAGGTCAAGTTTCGTGACGTGAACATGCCGCTGCACGTCATCAGCTGAAGTACGGATTTTCAACCAAGCCTTCTCTCCATGCGAGCAGTTCCGGCTCAAGCACCTCCTCTcaagcacctcctctcacgtgcaAGTAGGCGAACAGCACGTGAGGTCGCACAGTGAGGACGGAAGAAGGCTTGGCTCGCGAGACTACATCAagaccacttatggtaaggCATATATCAATTATCAAACAACGATTTCCAACCGCCAAAAATAAAGTTCGTCAATGTCTATGCTTTgtccgtcaatttcttagcaaaccacCAAAATATATTCCCGCCACTGTTGGATCTTGTGTATGGTATCACCGCACCACCACTCAGCAAAAATCGTGCATGGATCTGCCGCTGGCacttatacacacacatacacaaaacgCAGAAACCCATCGATCAAACAAGTATTGAAGAGACGCACGTTAGTAAATATATCCGGTTTTACAACTCACTGTGTATACGGATGCAGACGTGTCAACAAGTATACACGTCCGGTCACAACAAACTGTCCGATGTCGCATTTGCCAGTAAATTCGTTACGAAACGCGTACAGAACGCAGCTGTACGCAACAAAGCGGATTTAGCTTAGCCTGCTTAGCATTAGACTTTTTATGTACTCGCAGAGCACATTTAAGTCGGGTGTCGCAAAGGTGGCAAGGCTCTAAATATCATTTCAGAAAATACCTAGCCCACCCATCTTACCAATATAGATCGGTGGACAAGATAACGGTGTCACTACAGTCTTCCGCGTCAAAGTGAGTAGATGGATACAACAAGTAGATTACTCGTCGTCGTCGTTATTGCGCTGGTTGCAGTAAAGTTGCCCGTTGTTACCTCCGACGTCAACTCTCTGTGTGAGCCAACTGCGCACATGAAATGTCGATGCAACGGATTCGGTGTCTACTCGTCGCTGTACAGAGCGATGTGCAGTCAAGAAACGGGTATTTGTAACTGTAACGCAACGCTTCACGTCGACGGCGCTCACTGCGATGTGTGCGAGGAAGGATTTCTGAACGAGAACGGTGGGACCGTACCAGGAAATGATGGATGCCCACTGGCTCACATGGGTGCCGTGACCTTCGATGCTCTCTCCGATCCTGAACTTCTCGTCCAAGACGTAGGACTCGATCCGAATGGAGAGAGGATCACAGCAACAACCAGAAGACTAAAACGGTTTGCTCTGGATGCTCCGGTAGGCGTGGTGTCTAGCGACCGTGTCAGAGTGTCTGCATCATACCACAATGTGTCTGTGAAAGGACTTCCAAAAAACGCAGCTGCAGTGGGATTACTCGACATGTCAGCCGTCTCCAATGATTCTGAGAGCGAGTTCGAACTGTTTGGTCGTGTATTTAAAGAGAATATTAAAGTAGAAGTGGAGCCGCATAAGACAGGTGAAGATGACGTCGTATACCCGTACTTGTACGACTCTCGCACAAACTCTCTTGAAGCAATGGGGCTTGCAGTCGGTGCGGAGAATTCGACTGCAATTCAGTTTTTTACGACTTCTTTGTCACAAGTTGTTTTTGTTTCCGTTTCTCGCACGACACTTTCACAGTGGATGAGAAGTCATTCTATTGACACAGGATTTACACCTCAGCGCAACGGTTGGCCTTCGTCTACAACTTTTCTTTGGCCGACGTACAACGGGATGACGATATTTGCAAGGTGGTTCTTTGTTTCTAAAGAAGAGACTCTGCAGATTGCGAGTAAAGAATGGTCGACCGACTTGCTTGACCGCATGCTGACACTGCTGCAAGTGCGCTGCTCTGACCCACCGCCTCAACCGGAGTCCGTGTCCGATATAGAAACGTTTGAAGTTCTCATCCATGCTCTCTTTGTCTCTCACGCTCCGCAGCTTATTTGGATGGAGAATTCTGACGAATTTGGGGTACCCGGTTATGCCGTCCTCGTTTACAAATACAGCATGGGAGAGTTTTCATTCTATGACCCCCGCTTGGGATCGGAAGAGCAAACACTGTCGTTTGACTTGTCTACTGAAAGGTTTGATCCTTACCCTAACGGCGAATACAACCGATTTCTTGTCTACAGCCACACAGCTTTCCAACTAAGTGACACTGATATGGAAACGATTTACAATCAGACATTTAGCGCATTCAACGATTCCAATGCTCCAGGTAAGATTATTGATGCACAAAATTGCGAAATAAATTGATGATTTGCACTTGATATGACAGACATTGTGCTCGATCCCTTTGATACCAACATAACGGCCAACTCGATTACCGTACGTGGCAGAGTTGTTCCTAAGCCTGGTCATTCATTGCCTGCCGTTGTTTTTTCGTATGTGTTTAGTAATGATTCTGAGGGACAAGCCGTCGCTCGCGGACGCGTGCTTTTAGATTCTTCCGGTCGCTTTACAAAAGTTATAGTAGACATCGACAATGGACAGTCTAAGATTGTATTTGTAGCTGGCGGATACGTACCATCGAGAATCGTTTCCAGGACGAGGCGTCGCTTTCATTTTAGACCTTACGGGCCGACAATAGCAAGTCTGTATAACCTTCACGGCTATTTCCAACGACACATAACCAGAACAGGAAAACCAAATTTGCTCACTGTGACACTTACATGGGATGACGGAGCGTCTGATATTGACTTACACGTTTTTGAACCAGGTGGAAGACACATTTATTACGTAGATAAAGGAGGGTTTGGTACCCCATACTTGGATTATGACAACACCCACGGTTACGGTCCTGAGCATTACATCGTTGATTCAGATTTCCAAGCATCGCCGAGCGGAACATTAGAAGGCACGTATACTATTCAAGTACACTATTTTGCAGATCATGGAAAAATTGAAGGCAGAAGCATCCGGTGGACTCTTAGAATAGAAGGAACGACGCAAGATAGACCTGTAAAGTTTTCAGGAGTTTTGAAAACCGAATACAGTTGGAGTGAGAATTACGACGTAACAATAGACGGTGTGTATTCTATTATATAATAACCTAAATCATACCTTGTTAGTTTTTATTGACAAATGTCGGTGTTTTTTCTGCAGCTGTACATTTTATTGCTATTGCTGACAGAAGAGTCGACTGTTCATTGGGTGCCGTCTATCATTACTCCGCTCAGCTGTGGAAGAACGTACTTGCATTGCCCAAAAGAAGAACAGAAGCAAAAGTGTCTCTACTGAAGGAGTATAACCCAAAAGCGAGTAAAGAAGGAGGCGTTGAACTGCTGAGCGAATCGTCTTCGAACGTCTGTAGCTACAGAGGATGGCGTCTTAGAGGAGACAGTTGGAAAAACGAAAGTGTTGCTATCTCACGCATCCATTATTCCGAACGCGGCACGCGCTATCTTCCTGTCTTTATGCATACTGACTGGAGTGTTGTTCAAGCGAAGTGGAACGAGTTGATAAATCATGCAAAACAATACCGGTATGCAGAGCAGCCAGGGTCAATCAGCAAGTATCCTCAATCGATCTATATTATCGGAGACAACGCCACCAACTCCAACACGTTCGTTCGCTGGCTTTTCGATAGCTCTGGCCTGGCTTACAGCGAAATGAACTGGTTTCATCCCGGACGGTATTTACCCAATCCCGTTTCAAAGGAATTATTCAAAGGAGAGCTATTTTGTGTTGGAGGTCCGACCGTCCCGCTTTGCGACACTATTGCTATCCTATCAAAGCGATGACTGTGACCGCTAGATGATCTACTGTCCAGATTTTCTTGTTTAGACACAAAGCTACACGTAAGATTAGAGCACAATGAGACAAAATCCTGTCGGAAAGGAACTGCTAGTGCACGTAAAGCGATTTTAGGCTGTTCTCTGTATCTGCATGCAAATTGTAGCTGTTTCACTTTGCCTTTAGAAGTCTCGGTTTTCTCTGAGTCAAGCTAGAAACAATTAGAACATATGAAAATCTAATTGCGTGGACAACCCAAACTATATGAAAACAGTTACCCGTATGCAGAGCAGCCCAGCAGGTGTTCACAATCTATAGTATAGATATCGGCGACTATGTTAAGACTTAGTTAGAACACAGCAAAAACCATAACAACAAAGCAACTGAAAGAGATGAGACAAAGTACAAGAACACGTGACACATTGATTCTCGCGCCCGGAATTTTCATACAaacaccggacaagactatcgcgagagagtctggagACGAGGCTAAGCCCAACCAAGAACAGAATAATTGGTTATGTATCATGTCATAAAACATTAGAAGTTTTTTAATGCACTAAATAAAATGTTCTCTACAGGCAAACGTTACAAAGGCTTTAATACTAACTGAATTCTTTAAAACACATGCGCATAAGACTTTAAAGCGTTGCTCTGAGGTAAATATACCTCTAACCAACAGCGTTGCTTAAAATTTCGTCTGGTTGAGCCGCTGCataatgtttttgtattattttttttattaaatttggCAATTTCTCAGTCCACCTACccaattttaaaaaatatagCTCTTGCTACGCCCATCTAGAATTGCAGAGTCTCTGCTGCAAACAATAAACGCTCTTTCCGTCTTTTGCATCTAGGCTTGGGCGCGGAGGGCGCGCGTTTTTCTCTCAAGCCTTTACTGGGTCTCAGACACAATTATCAGTTCGTATTATGTTTTCTCCCAGTTCACGAATGAGTGCAGCATCCGTCGTCGGTCCATTAACTTGCCCTACCTTATCCGGGACACTTATACTTCCGGGACTGTTACTTCGACCGCAACCCTTAAGGATGAAAAGTCAATTACAGTTTTGAAACTCGTTTTCTAAACTTGTTTTTAAGTTCAAATTTTATACTttcaaaaataatttatttattgtgacgtcataaataAAAAGTATGATATAAGATGAACTATTGTaaggaatttattttggcagataTTTagcgaccgccaatataaaatccacCATCAATTTGGCCtccgggatatgttgacgtcatcaggcaCGTGGATCAGGAAGATTATGGCTATGCAATAGTTGGAGACCATGCAGTAAGCTAAGAaaatgtgagccacgaacacagctgtcaatcacaaacacatcaagaccatttatggtaagacatatcttagttatcaaacaacgatgtccaaccgccaaaaatAAAATCCGCTAATATCTATTTGTCGTCAATTTTCTTAACAAACAGCCAAAATATATTTCCGTCAATGTTTCATCTTGTATACGATATCACAGCACCACCACTCAGCAATATCGTGCATGGATCTGCCGCTGGCACGtatagacacaaacaaaacgCAGAAGCCCGTAGATTAAACAAGTGTTCAAGAGACGCACGTTACTAACTCTATGCGATTTTGCAACTCATTGTGTAGACGGATACGGACGTGTTAAGAACTATACACATACGGTCTCAACAATATGTCTGACATCGCATCTGCCAGCAAATTCGTTACGAAACGCGCACTGAACGCAGCTGTACGCACCCAAGCGGATTTATCTTAGCCTGATTAGCATTAGAATTTCCGTGGACGCGTAGAGCACGTATGAGTCGGGTATCGCAGAGGTGGCAAGGCTCTAAATATTATTTCGAACAATACACAGCCCACCCATTCTGCCAATATAGATTAGTGGACGAGATAACGGGGTCCCTACAGTCTGCCGCGTCAAACCGAGCAGATGGATACAACTAGCAGATTGTTCGTCATCGTCGTTATTGCGCTGGTTGCAGTAAAGCTGCTCGTCGTTACCTTCGATATTAACCGGTTGTGTGAGCCAACTGGGCACGTGAAATGTCGATGCAACGGATTTGTTGTCTACTCGCCGCTGTAGAGCGATGTGCAGTCAAGAAACGGGTTTTTTGTAACTGTAACGCAACGCTTCACGTCAACGGCGCTCACTTCGACGTGTGCGAGGAAGTATTTCTGAACGAGAACGGTGGGACCGTACCAGGAAATGATGGATGCCCATTGGCTCACATGGATGCCGTAACCTTCGATGCTTTCTACGATCCTGAACCTCTTGTCCAAGACGTAGGACTCGATCCAAATGGAGAGAGGATTACAGCAACGACAGGAAGACTAAAACGTTTTGCTCTGGATGCTCCGGTAGGCGTGGTGTCTAGCAACCGTGTCAGAGTGTCTGCATCATACCACAATGTGTCTGCGAAAGGACTTTCAAAAAACGCAGCTGCAGTGAGATTACTCGACATGTCAGCTGTCTCCAATGATTCTGAGAGCGAGTTTCAACTGTTCGGTCGTGTATTTAAAGAGAATATCAAGGTAGAAGTGGAGCCGGAAAAGACAGGTGAATATGACGTCGTGTACCCGTACTTGTACGACTCTCGCACAAACTCTCTTGAAGCAATGGGGCTTGCGATCAGTGCCGAGAATTCGACTGCAATTGAATCTTTTACCAATTCTTTGTCACAAGTcgtttttgtttctgtttcacACACGAAACTTTCACAGTGGATGAGAAGTTATTCTATTGATACAAGATTTACACCTCAGCGCAACGGCTGGCCTCCGTTTGCTACTTTTCTTTGGCCGACGTACAACGGAATGACGATATTTGCAATGTGGTTCTGTGTTTCTAAAGAAGAGACTCTGCAGACTGCAAGTAAAGAATGGTCGACCGACTTGCTTGACCGCTTGCTGACGCTCCTGCAAGTGCGCTGCGCTGACCCACCACCTCAACCGGAGTCCGTGTTCGATCTAGAAACGTTTGAAGTTCTCATCCATTCTCTCTTTGTGTCTCACGCTCCGCAGCTTATTGCGATGGAAAATTCTGACGAATTTGGAGTACCTGGTCATGCCGTCTTCGTTTACAAATACAGCATGAAATTGTTTTCAGTCTATGACCCCCGCTTGGGATCTGAAGAGCAAACACTGTCGTTTGACTTGTCTACAGAAAAGTTTGACTCTTACCGTAACGGCGGATATAACCGATTTCGTGCCTACAGCCACACAGCTTTTCAAATAAGTGACTCTGATATGGAAACGATTTACAATTAGGTGTTTAGCGCCTTCAACGATTCCAACTCTCCAGGTAAGATAATTGATGCACAAAATTACGAAATAAATTGATGATTTGCACTTGATATGACAGACATTGTGCTCGATCCATTTGATACCAACATAACGGCCAACTCAATTACCGTACGTGGCAGAGTTGTTCCCAAGCCTGGGCAGCCATTGCCTGCCGTTGTCTTTTCGTATGTGTTTAGTAATGATTCTGAGGGACAATCCGTAGCTAGCGGACACGTACTTTTAGATTCTTTCGGTCGCTTCACAAAAGTTATAGTAGACATCGACAATGGACAGTCTAAGATTGTATTTGTAGCTGGCGGATACGTTCCATCGAGAATCATTTCTAGGACCAGGTGTGGTTCTCTTTTTGTACCTCACCGGCCGCCAGTAGCAAGTCTTTATATCCGCAATGGCTATTCCAACAACACATAACCAGAACAGAAAAACTAAATTTGCTAACTGTGACACTTACATGGGATGATGGAGCGTCTGATATTGAATTAGACGTTTTTGAACCAGGTGGAAGGGACACATTTATTACGTAGATAAAGGAGGGTTTGATACATCATACTTTGATTACGACAACGTACGAGGTTACGGTCCTGAGCATTACGTCATTGATTCAGATTTCCAAGCATCGCCTAGCAGAACATTAGAAGGCACGTACAATATTCAAGTACACTATTTTGCAGATCATGAAGAAATTGAAGGCAAAAGCATCTGATGGACTCTTAGAATAGAAGGAGCGACGCAAGGTAGACCTGAGAAGATTACAGGAGTTTGCAAAACGAAAAGAGTTGGAGTGAGACCCACAATGTAACAATAGACGGTATGTATAAGAACGCAAATCATTACCTTGTTATTTCATTGACAAATCTTGGTGTTTTTTTGCAGCTGTATATTTTATTGCTACTGCTGACAGAAAACTAAACCATCGTTTCTTACATAAGATTAATATTTATCATTACTCCACTCATCTGTGGAAGAACGTCTTCGTTtggtcaacaaacagacagtagaaaGAGTATCGGCATTGCAAAGATCTAACCCAATGGCAGCCAAAGAAGGAGGCGTTGAACTGAAACGTGAACCATCTTCTGGAGGTTGTAGTTACAAAGGATGTCGACTCCGCAAAAAATTATTGCAATTGAAAGAGAACAATGAATGTTGGAAGGCAGAGAGCATTACTATTTCACGCATCTACTATTTTGATAATGACACGCGCTATATTCCGGTCTTTAAACATACTGACTGGAGCATAGTGCAAGCAAAGTGGAACGAGCTGATAAGTCAAGTACAGACGTACCCGCATGCACAGCAGCCAAGGAATATTAACAACTATCCACAATCGATCTACTgcgatttctctttctttaaTTTTAAGGTCGATGTCGATTTTGTTGTCGATATCATTTTTGGTGTCGATGTCGATGGCTATTATGATGTCAACAACTCGAACACTCATTCGTTGGCTGTTCGACAGAATCTCGTTTGACAGCGAAATAGAAGATGGTTTACATTCTGGACGGAAGTTACCTGTACTCGTACCAAAGACATTATTTCATGGTGACCTTTTTTGCAATGGTACTCAGCCAACGCTTACTAACGACACCGAATGTGGCCTTCTAGATAAAGCTGTGCCCAGTCGGACTTGCCTAGATTAAGCTGCTCAAGATGAGAATTAATTGCGACTGAACTCTTCACAGACACCTAGCgctagtgcatgcatgcactgctATGTTAGTTTTTCTTTGTTActttagtttgtttgcttttgctcTAAATTTGTTTCGTCTTCTCTCTCTAATCATGTAAACATTGGTGACACAAGTTGTCAACTGCTGATATTAAACATTATTAAATACGAGAATATATAAGGTAAATTTCTTTAATCCCTAAATTCTTACTAAAAGAACTGCTGTAGAATACCGAATAGCCAAATGTATCTATGCCAGCATGATGCTACAAACTGGATACTAGAAAATGATCCGATACTCAAATCCATAAAATGTTTTTGGTTGGCATCTTCTACAGAAACAGTTGACAAAGAACAATAACGTTTTTATGCAGACGTTGCATGCCTTGCTGTGTCTTTGACACAAAgatttttcttttgtttgaaaCCGTGCTCTTGCCTTTACGAAAGGTAGAGCAAGACTGTCTCAGTAAAGCATCAGATCAAGTTTGCTCATTTCCAGGTGCAAGAGTGTGCGATATCTTCCACGGTATTGAGATTCTTGATGGTATACAGTACTTCAAGAGGTTCATCAAATAAGTATGTTAACAACTGTCTTTATACCAATTCTTGATCTATTAGATTATCTTGTGCTGAATAAATAACCAGAACATTTTTGAAACCTGGTTGTCAAACTAATGACaactacataataattaattattacaaatttttaGCTTGAAGGCATATTTGTAGTCGGGGTCACTATTTTTCTATCACCATGGAAACAGCAACCTAATATGTCGATTACCGTCCCAGCCGCGCATGAGGACCTGGATACGATGCTATCTAATACCGACTCTCAATTCTGTCACTCACTATCGAAAAGCTAAGCTCGATTTAGTTCGGACTTACGTATATATGTTAGCAAACATGCGTGGCAAAATCAGACGCCAAACAACATGGTAATTCCTAATATCCAGGACTGTTGACATTGTTGCGAACATTGTTCTATTCGGTTTTGCAACTGACAGTGTAAACGGATGCAGACGTGTCGACGATTGACGTCCGGTCTCAAAAATCGTATCCCATGTCGCATCTGCCAGTAAATTCGTTACGGAAAGCATGCAGAACGCAGCTGCATACGCAACCCAGCAAATTTGGTTTAACCTGCCTAGCACTAGAATTTCACGTTTAGTTCGGGTGTCGCAGAGGTGGCAAGGCTCGAACACTACAACAAATAATTGAAATGTCAGTATTGGTATAGGCCGATACTTATCCGACATATCGGTATCGGTAGAACACTAATTTCTAGTGGGACTAGTAAATTGAAAGGATACTTAGCGTAGTACCTCAGGGGGGTCTCATTCCAACATATTTGTTTGGTCATCGCGTTTCCAACaatgtacgtgtttatactTGCGGTCACGTGTCAGGATAACGTGTACCGCTGGCTTTCGATGCAAATGACTCTGCATTGGTACAACATCGTGGCTGTGAATCATTCAAGTGTATACTACACAGTTGTAAAGCACTGTACATGCACTTGAAGTCTTCTCTGACAACAATGGCGCTTTCCATATCAACAACAAGAGGACTAGTAATATCTAGAGATAGACCTGGCCTGTTTTATCAGGCCGTGCAGTTGACAAGTGTTGTGACTAGGCATAACAGTCTATGCTAcgagaagaaacagaaaacatcTAATCGACTAGGTTAACTGTGCAATCTGCTATCGCACAATGCAAGTCAATTATAGTGCCGTATTCTCGACCTCATTGTTTTCTACGACACCAGCTAGCATCAGTTCTTTAACAGTGAGCAAGTCGTCATCCAGTGCATTTCCGTAAACTTTCAATGTACACTCCAAAGTATTGACGACGTCGTCAAAACAAGGACGTTGATCGACGTCAATCTTCCAGCAATCGAACAGTAGCTCTTGCTCTTGCATTGGAATGAGAAGAGAATTTCCTACCTCGGTAGTGATGAGAAATGGTAGAGGAGGTAGAGGGAGGCGATTAGAAATATAGCGAAATAGGTCAGTGTTTGACAGCCAAGGGTATGGCGTCAAACCAAAACTATAAACTTCCCAGCAGAGAACAGCAAACGACCACACGTCACTTTTCTCGCTGTATCGCCTTTCGTACGAAGCCTCCGGACTCATCCATCGAAACGGTACGTTTCCTTCTCCCTTTTTCATTCGAACTTCTCCGAATTCTTCGTCGATGACGACGGCCATTCCAAAATCGCTCACTTTGACAATCAGTCTTTCACCTTCTTCGTGAATCAAGCAGTTTCTGGCTGCGATATCACGATGAATGATATTTAGTTTACTGACCGCTTGAAGACCGCATGCAATCTGATGGAGAAGGTCGCATTTAAGAGCAGCAAACGTTGATGCCAGATTCTCTGCTATTTTTGGTTTCAAAATTGTGAGCAGTCGGTTTAGATTTCCCTGGAAGAGATATAAGGTAAAGCCGTATACAAGACTAtatataccatggtcacgtgacgtgcgaCCAGTCATGAGCGAGTACTGAGGTGGTGTATATGAAGTATTGCAcggcaagtgtgcaataagttacttccggttattaTTGCACTTTCACTtacacgtgaccatggtataaataatttatcatATCATTAGCGTGGTATATGGCTGTTACTGTATTATCTAGCACGCTAATCATACAAAGTAATGATATGGTTTACCCTATTGACGTATTCCATAATCATAAGATAAGGTTCTTCTTGAGAGCAGACGTGCAGCAAGCGTACGACGTTCACGTGATCGACACGCAAGGAAATCTTTGCTTCTCTAATGAAGTCACTTTTCAAGTCATAactactgtttgtttgtagttgtttgaCAGCCACTCGTATATTTTCAT
This genomic window contains:
- the LOC134184321 gene encoding uncharacterized protein LOC134184321 encodes the protein MDTTSRLLVVVVIALVAVKLPVVTSDVNSLCEPTAHMKCRCNGFGVYSSLYRAMCSQETGICNCNATLHVDGAHCDVCEEGFLNENGGTVPGNDGCPLAHMGAVTFDALSDPELLVQDVGLDPNGERITATTRRLKRFALDAPVGVVSSDRVRVSASYHNVSVKGLPKNAAAVGLLDMSAVSNDSESEFELFGRVFKENIKVEVEPHKTGEDDVVYPYLYDSRTNSLEAMGLAVGAENSTAIQFFTTSLSQVVFVSVSRTTLSQWMRSHSIDTGFTPQRNGWPSSTTFLWPTYNGMTIFARWFFVSKEETLQIASKEWSTDLLDRMLTLLQVRCSDPPPQPESVSDIETFEVLIHALFVSHAPQLIWMENSDEFGVPGYAVLVYKYSMGEFSFYDPRLGSEEQTLSFDLSTERFDPYPNGEYNRFLVYSHTAFQLSDTDMETIYNQTFSAFNDSNAPDIVLDPFDTNITANSITVRGRVVPKPGHSLPAVVFSYVFSNDSEGQAVARGRVLLDSSGRFTKVIVDIDNGQSKIVFVAGGYVPSRIVSRTRRRFHFRPYGPTIASLYNLHGYFQRHITRTGKPNLLTVTLTWDDGASDIDLHVFEPGGRHIYYVDKGGFGTPYLDYDNTHGYGPEHYIVDSDFQASPSGTLEGTYTIQVHYFADHGKIEGRSIRWTLRIEGTTQDRPVKFSGVLKTEYSWSENYDVTIDAVHFIAIADRRVDCSLGAVYHYSAQLWKNVLALPKRRTEAKVSLLKEYNPKASKEGGVELLSESSSNVCSYRGWRLRGDSWKNESVAISRIHYSERGTRYLPVFMHTDWSVVQAKWNELINHAKQYRYAEQPGSISKYPQSIYIIGDNATNSNTFVRWLFDSSGLAYSEMNWFHPGRYLPNPVSKELFKGELFCVGGPTVPLCDTIAILSKR